A single Tachypleus tridentatus isolate NWPU-2018 chromosome 9, ASM421037v1, whole genome shotgun sequence DNA region contains:
- the LOC143225839 gene encoding transcription factor MafK-like yields the protein MKKEGNRKETHKRTEDPAMKQDLDDGNESSGSELGRMLISDDELVSLSVRELNRHLKMSGLNRSEIVKMKQRRRTLKNRGYAASCRNKRMEQKDELEHDKTVTVTEINKLREENRKIQEEINNIREKYLALKQYAQQQNIPIPKELEFSFETKI from the exons ATGAAGAAAGAAGGTAACCGAAAAGAGACCCACAAAAGAACCGAAGACCCTGCCATGAAG CAAGATCTTGATGATGGGAATGAGAGCAGTGGAAGTGAACTAGGAAGAATGCTAATAAGTGATGATGAGCTTGTTAGTTTATCTGTTAGAGAGCTGAACCGACATCTCAAAATGTCTGGCTTGAATCGATCGGAAATTGTGAAAATGAAACAACGTCGGAGAACGCTAAAAAATCGAGGTTATGCTGCTAGTTGTCGAAATAAACGGATGGAACAGAAAGATGAACTGGAGCATGAcaagactgtaactgtaacaGAAATCAACAAACTTAGAGAAGAAAATCGTAAAATTCAAGAAGAAATTAACAACATTCGTGAAAAGTATCTAGCACTCAAACAGTATGCCCAGCAACAGAACATACCAATACCAAAAGAACTAGAATTTAGTTTTGAAACTAAGATTTAA